The Cohnella abietis genome has a segment encoding these proteins:
- a CDS encoding ABC transporter substrate-binding protein, which translates to MNNKSRIFTLLLVSMLLLTAVLSACSKKESAPSSSPTESESVSPSPTASETPAATPEPTPSPEPVELTVFGSIPEDAFDARIASWVKGKYPDFNLTYHCSCILNIPDLKEKSGITPDIHYGASEADLRVLLGFNLQTDLTDLINAGNVDLSRFDPSAIQTAKNYSDGKIYGLQETGNPIVLFYNKDIFDKFKVDYPKDGMTWDELYDLAKKVTGKKDGVAYRGLSNFFSFTLQNNEFSLPIIDAATGKAAVNNESWKRIFDNYARFYKIPGNSVGFEAGNPGLELNKFYEQKNIAMLISLSSSINREGFDALNWDMVAAPTFADNNGVGYQDHPQMIYITETTKNKEAALKAVNELLSDEAQLAAAKQGRSTTLLNEDVRKAYGEDVEKLKGKHTAAIYYNKFAPKPAIHPLITLNATAILAAEFDKVIAGQLDSAAALKSAEVELNKAIEMELATKK; encoded by the coding sequence ATGAACAACAAGTCTCGTATTTTCACCCTGCTTCTCGTATCTATGCTGCTGTTAACTGCTGTATTATCAGCATGCAGCAAGAAAGAATCAGCTCCATCATCTAGTCCAACAGAATCTGAAAGCGTTTCCCCTTCTCCAACAGCATCTGAAACGCCAGCTGCAACACCTGAGCCTACGCCATCTCCAGAGCCAGTTGAGTTGACGGTCTTCGGTTCAATTCCAGAGGATGCATTCGATGCTCGTATTGCCTCATGGGTGAAGGGTAAGTATCCCGACTTCAATCTGACGTATCACTGCTCTTGTATTCTGAACATTCCGGACTTGAAGGAAAAATCGGGCATCACACCGGACATTCATTATGGAGCATCTGAGGCTGACTTACGTGTATTACTAGGCTTTAATCTCCAAACCGATCTGACTGACCTGATTAACGCTGGTAATGTCGACCTAAGCAGATTCGATCCTAGCGCCATTCAAACTGCGAAAAACTATTCAGATGGTAAAATTTACGGTCTACAGGAGACTGGAAATCCTATAGTACTCTTCTACAACAAGGACATCTTTGATAAATTCAAGGTAGACTATCCGAAAGACGGTATGACTTGGGATGAGCTCTATGATCTTGCCAAGAAAGTAACTGGCAAGAAGGATGGCGTTGCCTACCGTGGTCTGAGCAACTTCTTCTCATTCACATTACAGAATAATGAGTTCTCTCTTCCTATCATTGATGCAGCAACCGGTAAGGCAGCCGTCAATAATGAAAGCTGGAAACGCATCTTCGATAACTATGCGAGATTTTACAAAATCCCTGGTAACAGTGTAGGCTTTGAAGCTGGCAATCCGGGATTAGAGCTTAACAAGTTCTATGAGCAGAAAAACATCGCCATGCTGATTTCTCTCTCATCCTCTATCAATCGCGAAGGCTTTGATGCTCTAAATTGGGATATGGTTGCCGCTCCAACGTTTGCCGACAATAATGGTGTTGGTTATCAAGACCATCCGCAAATGATCTATATCACTGAAACAACTAAAAATAAGGAAGCAGCGCTGAAGGCCGTAAACGAGCTGTTATCCGATGAAGCACAACTGGCAGCAGCCAAGCAAGGTAGATCGACTACACTACTTAACGAAGATGTTCGCAAAGCATACGGTGAAGATGTAGAAAAGCTTAAAGGCAAGCACACAGCCGCAATCTACTACAATAAGTTCGCACCTAAGCCTGCCATTCATCCTTTGATTACTTTGAACGCCACTGCCATTCTAGCCGCTGAGTTTGATAAGGTCATCGCTGGTCAACTAGATTCCGCAGCAGCCCTGAAGTCAGCAGAGGTAGAGCTCAACAAAGCAATCGAAATGGAATTAGCTACTAAGAAGTAA
- a CDS encoding AraC family transcriptional regulator: MYEFFDRFYPHILDVQHGKLEHWETQGTQLYKKSTGKLCLLYVYEGQGIMELDGQPYSLAGGSIAQIPVRRKLIIRNSPPGPLRYFMIQYDFKLIKWQGALTRCEEPVEKCLPFELVVPMMDHRGLRSDMQLLYRIWSGKKEGFSGQAKLLFFNLLLRISEQLYEREKDDSAERSIMDCVNYINNHYQESLERGLLARKVSLSRSYFSVLFKKYVGCSPVQYITRVRLDKAMQLLRGSNKSVSVVALEVGYHDPLYFSRVFAREVGVTPRAYREA, from the coding sequence ATGTATGAGTTTTTTGACCGGTTTTATCCGCATATTTTGGACGTGCAGCACGGTAAGCTTGAGCATTGGGAAACACAGGGCACCCAGCTATACAAGAAGTCTACGGGTAAGCTTTGCTTGCTTTATGTTTATGAGGGCCAAGGCATAATGGAGCTAGATGGACAGCCATACTCCCTTGCAGGAGGCAGTATTGCACAAATTCCTGTTCGGCGTAAGCTGATTATCCGCAATTCTCCTCCGGGACCTCTTCGATACTTTATGATTCAATACGATTTTAAGCTGATCAAGTGGCAAGGAGCATTGACTCGATGTGAGGAGCCGGTCGAGAAATGCTTACCCTTCGAGCTGGTCGTCCCCATGATGGATCACAGAGGGCTACGTTCAGATATGCAGCTGCTCTATCGGATTTGGTCAGGGAAGAAGGAAGGCTTCTCGGGGCAAGCCAAGCTGTTGTTCTTTAACCTACTCCTGCGTATTAGCGAGCAGCTATATGAGCGAGAGAAGGACGATTCGGCAGAACGGTCTATTATGGATTGCGTTAACTATATCAACAACCATTATCAAGAATCGCTGGAACGCGGACTATTGGCTCGTAAGGTGTCCCTATCCAGAAGCTATTTCTCCGTGCTGTTCAAGAAGTATGTCGGGTGCTCTCCGGTACAGTATATAACGAGAGTAAGGCTGGACAAAGCGATGCAATTGCTCAGGGGAAGCAATAAGTCAGTATCGGTTGTTGCCCTTGAGGTAGGCTATCATGATCCGCTATACTTCAGTCGGGTATTCGCCCGTGAGGTTGGTGTAACCCCCCGAGCCTACCGGGAAGCTTGA
- a CDS encoding CehA/McbA family metallohydrolase domain-containing protein — MKHFVTMKSNSIGMLATAIAIFSVSLASCSQPMDSPDDGRKWLAGDHHVHTEFSGGYDTKLDPPAFIATGDGTYPLSLHVENAQKFGLKWLVTTDHGGPLHSIVNRDQAYPKLVETRAAFPNMLLFYGMEFDTPQADHSTLIIPKSNEEAQTLFDIESRFSKLDPWPEDKAGDTEEKMIAALEYMKALPEPPIVIKNHPSRTAPKLGAWGQDTPKEMRSWNDTAPGVMIGFEGAPGHQAASLQEDSSQSTKGVRGAYHYTKTRGGYDPAVAIVGGLWDSLLSEGRRWWMTATSDSHTHYTEGNIDFWPGEYSKTYVKAHEDYKDVIDQLRNGAIFTVTGDLITELDVTAREVKSSWLSFKKLAKPASIGGTLNLTGKGADVTVTIRFRDPLSNNANGANPQVKRVDLIIGEITGKAADPTTASSPTSKVVERFDERTWSQDDDYFTITYTLKDIKSNSYIRVRGTNTDELEPEEDAKGEDPWHDLWFYSNPIFIEAKHK; from the coding sequence ATGAAGCATTTTGTTACAATGAAGAGTAATTCAATAGGCATGTTAGCAACAGCGATAGCGATTTTCTCCGTGTCATTGGCCTCTTGCTCCCAACCTATGGACAGCCCCGACGATGGGCGTAAATGGCTCGCAGGCGATCACCATGTACATACGGAATTTAGCGGGGGCTATGATACGAAGCTAGATCCTCCTGCCTTCATTGCTACGGGTGATGGTACGTATCCGCTCAGTCTTCACGTAGAGAATGCACAGAAATTTGGTCTCAAATGGCTGGTTACTACTGATCATGGCGGTCCGCTCCATTCTATCGTCAACCGAGATCAGGCTTATCCTAAACTCGTTGAGACACGGGCAGCTTTTCCGAATATGCTTCTGTTCTACGGTATGGAGTTCGATACGCCACAAGCCGATCACTCCACGCTAATTATTCCAAAGTCGAACGAGGAAGCTCAAACGTTATTTGATATCGAGAGCAGGTTTTCCAAGCTAGATCCTTGGCCAGAGGATAAGGCAGGAGATACAGAGGAGAAGATGATTGCCGCTCTCGAATATATGAAAGCGCTACCTGAGCCTCCCATTGTCATCAAAAACCATCCTTCTCGCACAGCTCCTAAATTAGGAGCTTGGGGGCAAGACACTCCCAAGGAGATGCGCAGCTGGAACGATACGGCTCCCGGTGTCATGATCGGCTTCGAAGGCGCTCCAGGACATCAAGCAGCATCTCTGCAGGAAGACAGCTCACAGAGCACGAAGGGTGTCCGGGGCGCTTATCACTATACGAAAACTAGAGGCGGCTACGATCCTGCTGTTGCCATAGTAGGAGGTCTATGGGATTCTCTGCTCAGTGAGGGCAGGCGCTGGTGGATGACGGCCACTTCAGACTCCCACACCCATTATACCGAAGGGAACATTGATTTCTGGCCAGGAGAATACTCGAAAACTTACGTAAAGGCTCATGAGGACTACAAGGATGTAATAGATCAGCTACGCAACGGGGCTATCTTCACGGTAACCGGCGATCTTATTACTGAGCTGGACGTTACGGCACGTGAGGTCAAATCCTCCTGGCTAAGCTTCAAGAAGCTTGCCAAACCGGCATCAATCGGAGGTACGTTGAACCTGACAGGCAAAGGGGCCGACGTTACGGTAACTATCCGGTTTCGCGACCCGCTGTCCAACAATGCCAATGGAGCCAATCCCCAAGTTAAACGCGTAGATCTTATTATAGGAGAAATAACCGGCAAGGCTGCTGATCCAACTACAGCGAGCAGCCCTACTTCTAAGGTTGTTGAAAGATTTGATGAACGCACCTGGTCCCAAGACGATGATTATTTCACCATTACCTATACTTTGAAGGACATTAAGAGCAACAGCTACATCCGAGTACGCGGCACTAATACGGACGAATTGGAACCGGAGGAGGATGCTAAAGGCGAGGACCCTTGGCACGATCTATGGTTTTACTCCAATCCTATCTTTATTGAGGCCAAGCATAAATAG
- a CDS encoding IclR family transcriptional regulator, with product MSQQTPKVKSADRVLDIFELFTGEKESYNLTEISKGLNMPPSSTYLILQNMLNRGYLETDRSGKQFRMGYKLFTIRSGYMRSSSLTGEFNMIAEKIIDDLNETISLAIKAGSELLYIGEKVSKHALRFNPNVGTTLPLHATAAGKVLLADLSMEELRALYPTEELERVTDKTISTFSDLLKELNKVRTQGFGYNMGETVDGVHCVGGAVLDSDGRAVASVSISIPVVRITGEVWGNVHDWIKRACEELSNKVYGHQN from the coding sequence ATGAGCCAACAAACGCCAAAAGTTAAATCGGCGGATCGGGTATTGGATATTTTTGAGCTTTTTACTGGCGAGAAGGAATCCTATAACCTGACTGAAATTTCCAAGGGCTTGAACATGCCCCCGAGCAGTACTTATTTAATTTTGCAAAACATGCTAAACCGAGGATATCTGGAAACTGACCGTTCCGGCAAGCAATTTCGAATGGGCTACAAGCTGTTCACGATTCGTTCAGGGTATATGCGCAGCTCCAGCTTAACTGGTGAATTCAATATGATTGCAGAGAAAATCATTGATGATCTCAACGAGACGATCAGCTTGGCTATTAAAGCCGGAAGCGAGCTGCTCTATATCGGGGAAAAGGTAAGCAAGCATGCGCTTCGTTTCAACCCTAATGTTGGAACTACCTTGCCTTTACATGCTACAGCTGCTGGAAAGGTACTGCTGGCCGATCTTTCAATGGAGGAGCTTCGTGCACTCTATCCGACTGAAGAGCTAGAGAGAGTAACAGATAAGACAATTTCCACGTTCTCCGATTTGCTCAAGGAATTGAATAAAGTGCGTACGCAAGGCTTCGGCTACAACATGGGCGAAACTGTCGATGGTGTGCATTGTGTGGGTGGAGCTGTTCTTGATTCGGATGGACGCGCGGTCGCATCTGTGAGCATATCGATCCCAGTTGTTCGTATTACAGGAGAAGTATGGGGCAATGTGCACGACTGGATCAAGCGCGCCTGCGAGGAATTAAGCAACAAAGTATACGGTCATCAAAATTAA
- a CDS encoding AraC family transcriptional regulator, translating into MYPEMRHEQVVYQNPFLAVRIWQIDSKQSTPEGIRISVEQEAWKHKRYTGWHYHEEIEFLLVLKGELTAFCKEEVLVLSKGEIGLFGSSEPHTTVQTKVGNLSQMVLQIDLRKYWDPSSLNSMQHFSEVIRPLSSLNYIFRENRDVRNQAAVLIRDIYREMNDNQIGYELAVSSRIKSLLLLLLRHDTQMRLNYNDNRLLNRLQPAVDYVDEHLSEKLSIAEVCSMVNMSYTHFIKTFKKALGMSFTDFVVYKRIKKAEQQLLTNDVSIAEVAESVGISNLGHFYDMFRRYNDCSPKQFKDRLKEPLANSV; encoded by the coding sequence ATGTATCCTGAGATGCGTCATGAACAAGTCGTCTATCAGAACCCCTTTCTTGCCGTGCGCATATGGCAGATCGACTCCAAGCAGAGCACCCCGGAGGGAATTCGAATAAGCGTGGAGCAGGAAGCTTGGAAGCATAAACGTTATACGGGCTGGCATTATCACGAAGAGATCGAGTTTCTTCTTGTGCTTAAGGGAGAGCTGACAGCTTTCTGCAAGGAAGAGGTTCTTGTACTGAGCAAAGGCGAAATCGGCTTGTTCGGCTCTTCTGAGCCACACACAACGGTACAGACTAAAGTCGGAAATTTGAGTCAAATGGTTCTGCAGATCGATCTACGTAAATACTGGGATCCGAGCTCGCTAAATAGCATGCAGCATTTCTCTGAAGTTATTCGACCACTTAGCTCTCTCAATTATATCTTTAGAGAAAATCGAGACGTACGTAATCAAGCTGCTGTGCTCATTCGGGATATTTACCGAGAGATGAATGACAATCAGATCGGCTACGAGCTTGCCGTCTCGTCCAGAATTAAGAGCTTGCTATTGCTTCTGCTCCGTCATGATACGCAAATGCGATTAAATTATAATGACAATCGGTTGCTTAACAGACTTCAGCCTGCTGTTGATTATGTAGATGAACACTTAAGTGAGAAGCTATCCATCGCAGAGGTATGCAGTATGGTTAATATGAGTTATACCCACTTTATCAAAACCTTCAAAAAAGCACTCGGAATGTCATTCACCGACTTTGTTGTCTATAAACGAATCAAAAAAGCCGAGCAGCAGCTGCTCACGAACGATGTGAGCATAGCAGAGGTTGCTGAGTCTGTAGGTATTTCCAATCTGGGTCATTTCTATGACATGTTCCGTCGTTACAATGATTGCTCTCCGAAGCAATTTAAGGATCGTTTAAAGGAGCCATTAGCAAATTCCGTTTAA
- a CDS encoding ThuA domain-containing protein: protein MSQSINVTVWNEHRHEKVNEVVASVYPQGMHTAIAEGLDTTGKITIATLDDEEHGLSEEVLNNTDVLIWWGHMAHDEVQDEIVERVQQRVLKGMGLIVLHSGHFSKIFKKLMGTSCDLKWREADEKERIWVVNPAHPIADGIGEYIELPQEEMYGEHFDIPQPDELVMVSWFEGGEVFRSGCCFTRGSGKIFYFRPGHETYPTYYNPQVRKVISNAVKWAAPVDREYPKYGNAQPLEIIKEKH from the coding sequence ATGAGCCAATCAATTAATGTTACGGTTTGGAATGAACACCGTCATGAGAAAGTAAATGAAGTAGTAGCTTCCGTCTATCCACAAGGAATGCATACAGCAATTGCCGAAGGGTTGGACACTACAGGTAAAATTACGATAGCAACCTTGGATGATGAGGAGCATGGCTTATCTGAAGAGGTGCTTAACAATACCGATGTTCTTATCTGGTGGGGCCATATGGCACATGATGAGGTTCAGGATGAGATCGTGGAGAGAGTTCAACAACGTGTACTCAAGGGTATGGGGCTTATCGTGCTTCATTCCGGTCATTTTTCAAAAATATTCAAGAAGCTAATGGGAACCTCATGTGATCTGAAATGGCGCGAGGCAGATGAGAAGGAACGTATTTGGGTCGTTAACCCAGCTCATCCAATTGCGGACGGTATCGGTGAATATATCGAGCTTCCACAGGAAGAGATGTACGGCGAGCATTTTGATATCCCGCAACCAGACGAGCTAGTTATGGTTAGCTGGTTCGAGGGTGGAGAAGTATTCCGTAGCGGCTGCTGCTTTACTCGTGGTTCCGGTAAAATTTTCTACTTCCGTCCGGGGCATGAGACTTACCCGACTTATTATAATCCGCAGGTTCGCAAAGTTATTTCTAATGCAGTAAAGTGGGCAGCTCCAGTTGACCGCGAGTATCCGAAATATGGCAATGCCCAACCACTTGAGATCATTAAGGAGAAACACTAA
- a CDS encoding Gfo/Idh/MocA family protein — MLKVGVIGTGGIFKFAHLPGWLSHKEVEIVAFCDAFRASAEAAAKDFPDAKVYDDYNELLADPSIDIVGIGTPNLYHSEIAIAALEKGKHVFCEKPDAINPEEAQKMADVAKSSGKLLMTMRNNRFSEEAKFAKRIIGQGQLGDLYMGRCGWIRRRGIPGRGGWFTTKELSGGGPLIDLGVHMIDMAIWLSGNPKPVSVTGTTYRKFADRPDASGQIPAGTFDVEDLAAGFIRFDNGASLQIEFSWASNIAEEQKFLEWRGTEGGFSLINDKLSIFTESEGTLIDQKPQFPEASVAQHTANIHHFIECVLGRETPIITPEHGVDMIKILSAIYKSAETGREVIL, encoded by the coding sequence ATGCTAAAAGTTGGAGTAATCGGCACAGGCGGTATTTTTAAGTTTGCACATTTACCTGGATGGCTTTCGCACAAAGAGGTTGAAATCGTGGCGTTTTGTGATGCCTTTCGTGCCTCTGCTGAAGCAGCGGCAAAGGATTTTCCTGATGCAAAGGTTTATGACGATTATAATGAGCTGTTAGCGGATCCATCTATTGATATTGTTGGCATCGGCACTCCGAATCTGTACCATTCCGAAATCGCTATTGCGGCTTTAGAGAAGGGGAAACACGTCTTCTGCGAAAAGCCAGATGCCATTAACCCTGAAGAGGCACAGAAGATGGCAGACGTAGCTAAGTCATCGGGTAAGCTGCTTATGACGATGCGTAACAACAGATTTAGTGAAGAAGCAAAATTCGCTAAGCGTATCATTGGTCAAGGTCAGTTAGGTGACTTGTATATGGGGCGTTGCGGCTGGATTCGTCGTCGGGGAATTCCTGGACGCGGCGGCTGGTTCACGACGAAGGAGCTATCCGGAGGCGGACCGCTTATCGATCTTGGCGTACACATGATCGATATGGCGATATGGTTAAGTGGAAATCCGAAGCCTGTATCGGTAACGGGAACAACGTACCGCAAGTTCGCTGATCGTCCTGATGCTTCAGGTCAGATTCCTGCGGGTACGTTTGACGTTGAGGATTTGGCTGCAGGGTTCATCCGCTTCGACAATGGAGCATCGCTGCAAATTGAATTCAGCTGGGCTTCTAACATTGCTGAGGAGCAGAAGTTCCTGGAGTGGAGAGGGACAGAAGGCGGATTTAGCTTAATTAATGATAAGCTATCCATCTTCACAGAATCAGAAGGTACTTTAATTGATCAGAAGCCGCAATTCCCAGAAGCGAGTGTAGCTCAGCATACGGCTAATATTCATCATTTTATTGAATGCGTGCTTGGTCGTGAGACACCAATCATTACACCGGAGCATGGCGTTGATATGATTAAAATACTGTCTGCCATCTACAAATCGGCCGAAACGGGTCGGGAAGTCATTCTTTAA
- a CDS encoding response regulator transcription factor, with amino-acid sequence MPMLSMVIVEDERTTLEGLRTLIDWESLGIRICGEAENGLAALRLLEHETIDLLLTDIRMPLMDGLQLITEIRERGWDIACVVLSGYGDFEYAQQALRLGVSDFLIKPCSPREIRSVFEKIATRLAEKQQQNDLLRGLQQRLHTSLPLVKSQLIRQWLHSPAQVTDDRQEQMKQAGLSISSEHILTLVIRMDGCTIEKLHYNRNDTELLGFAAANIVRETLEHTLRQPVEVVKEQGDIVVVINGLLEWCEPKLMEGLARLNANLDEYLRVSVSIGISQSQPSINDLCEGYREAIEALELRFYRGTGSTYFYRDLEERTSNAGGDAALWKLEQSTLEHLRSGLYAEALNDTEQWLITLQETDAPSRSQVNARTLSFLNQMAQLELEPSHSPDPLRGWDHLEEGINRTETLEELASFVYRFIRQLVQSLNPHKTPKRKVQQALDLIAEQNAMPGLSLASVSKALFVSSTYLSTLFKQELGINFLDYVHQFRIEKAKALLQSADCKIQTVAKEVGYFDEAHFTKTFKKWTGILPSQYRREHSQR; translated from the coding sequence ATGCCTATGCTAAGCATGGTAATTGTAGAGGATGAAAGAACGACCCTCGAAGGCTTACGAACATTAATCGACTGGGAATCGCTCGGCATCAGAATATGTGGAGAGGCTGAGAACGGCTTGGCTGCACTCCGCCTGCTTGAGCATGAAACGATAGATTTGCTGCTAACGGATATTCGTATGCCGTTGATGGACGGCCTACAATTAATTACGGAAATTCGAGAGCGCGGCTGGGATATCGCTTGTGTGGTGTTGTCGGGCTATGGGGATTTCGAGTACGCACAACAGGCTCTGCGGTTGGGTGTGTCTGACTTCTTAATTAAACCTTGCTCTCCACGGGAAATTCGGTCTGTATTCGAGAAGATCGCTACCCGGTTAGCCGAGAAGCAGCAGCAGAATGATCTGTTGAGGGGACTACAGCAACGTCTGCATACGAGCCTGCCACTCGTTAAATCACAGCTCATTCGCCAATGGCTGCATTCTCCTGCGCAAGTAACGGATGACAGACAAGAGCAGATGAAGCAGGCCGGCTTGTCTATTTCATCAGAGCATATCTTAACGCTAGTCATTCGAATGGATGGCTGCACCATTGAGAAGCTGCATTACAACCGGAACGACACAGAGCTGCTTGGCTTTGCGGCTGCCAACATTGTGCGGGAAACGCTTGAGCATACACTGCGCCAGCCAGTCGAGGTAGTGAAGGAGCAGGGTGATATCGTTGTCGTCATTAACGGGCTACTTGAATGGTGTGAGCCTAAACTGATGGAGGGGCTTGCCCGTCTTAACGCCAATCTGGACGAATACCTTCGAGTGTCTGTAAGCATCGGTATTAGTCAATCCCAGCCGAGCATTAACGACCTTTGTGAAGGCTATCGGGAAGCTATCGAAGCGCTTGAACTACGATTCTATAGGGGAACAGGCAGCACGTATTTCTATCGAGATCTGGAGGAGCGCACCTCAAATGCCGGAGGTGACGCGGCACTATGGAAGCTGGAGCAATCGACGTTAGAGCATCTGCGCTCCGGCCTATACGCTGAAGCGTTAAACGATACGGAGCAGTGGCTCATCACGCTGCAAGAAACGGATGCCCCCTCACGAAGTCAGGTCAATGCACGCACATTGTCCTTCCTTAATCAGATGGCGCAATTAGAGCTGGAGCCGTCCCATTCTCCTGATCCCCTCCGTGGATGGGATCATCTAGAGGAAGGCATTAACCGGACAGAGACCCTTGAGGAGCTGGCAAGCTTTGTCTATCGTTTTATTCGCCAGCTTGTGCAATCCCTTAATCCGCACAAGACGCCTAAGCGCAAGGTCCAACAAGCACTAGACCTCATCGCGGAGCAGAATGCGATGCCAGGCCTGTCCTTAGCTAGTGTTTCCAAAGCATTATTCGTCTCCAGCACCTACCTGTCCACTTTGTTTAAGCAGGAGCTTGGAATTAATTTTCTCGATTATGTACATCAGTTCCGTATTGAAAAAGCAAAGGCATTGCTACAGTCAGCTGATTGCAAAATCCAGACGGTGGCTAAAGAGGTTGGTTATTTCGACGAGGCGCATTTCACGAAAACCTTCAAGAAATGGACAGGTATACTGCCATCACAATATCGTAGAGAGCATTCCCAGCGATAA